In the genome of Neovison vison isolate M4711 chromosome 4, ASM_NN_V1, whole genome shotgun sequence, the window AATGCTGCAGGGTTCAATAAACTGGGTGagtatctgttttctttctttctttcttcctttctttcttttttttgcttttgcaagAGATGTTAGTATTCCCAAAAGCTGCTTAACTAATTGTAAATGTGTAtattagaacattttaaaattaggtcaCATTTTATTgttcagtcatttcttttttattattttgagaagaGAGTAATAGAATCAATCATCTCAGATGTTTGAGGTGCATATAAGTTATGTTCTTGAAGTATGGTAGCAGTACATTATCCTTATTATATGCTCCCTTTCCCAATTCCTCCATCTGGCATTTGAAAATTTAGGTTATATGAACTTTGAAAGTAAGAGATTTCACAGATGTTAAAATTGCCAAATGTCCAAATCAtctgatctctttttttaaagatctttatttatttatttgacagagatcacaagtaggcagagagaggaagggaagcaggctccctgctgagggatgctggggatgtggggctcgatcccaggaccctgaggtcatgacttgagctgaaggcagagactttaacccaccaagccacccaggcgaccctaaatCGTCAGATATCTGAACACTAAGATTTTCAGCTTTTTTAAATTGAAGCTTGACAGAAGCATCATTAAATGTTACTGGTTCCTTAGTACACTGTTATCTTAAGGTTCTTTAATACCGTGATCTCAGATTCAAAGTATAAGAAAATAGAGATGTGATTTACTGatgtgtttaaaaacaaagtagatattttagatattttaaaaactgttttagaTAAGATGTGAATTTTTTGACAGTGGATTTTAAAAGACTCATTGTTTCTAGGGTACCATTTAAGAAATAATccattatggggtgcctgggtggctcagtgggttaagccgctgccttccgctcaggtcatgatctcagggtcctgggattgagtcccgcatcaggctctctgctcagcagggagcctgcttcctcctctctctctctgcctgcttctctgcctacttgtgctctctctctgtcaaataaataaataaaatcttaaaaaaaagaaaaaagaaagaatccattatgaaggaaaggaaaaaaaaaaataagaaaatcggagagggagacaaaccataggagatgctaggaaacaaaacagggttcctggagggagagtgggggggtggggtaagCAGGTGAGGGACGTTATGGAGCGGACTTGATGTAACGAGCACCGGCTCTTATATACAactcatgaatcactaaattatacctttgaagctaataatacactatatgttaattcattgatttttaaatttaaaaaaagaaaaaacccattaTTATGTATGAAATGCATACATAGTTCACCTGAGTCTTAAGTTATGTCATAaacttgtttcattcattttttttaaatgtctgatttTTGAGATGTGTATTCAGTCTAACTCTTGTTTTCTGTCACAGGGTTAATGCGAGATGATACAATCCATGAGAATGATGATGTGAAAGAAGCCATAAGAAGGCTACCTGAGAACCTTTATAATGACAGGATGTTTCGCATTAAGAGGGCACTGGACCTGACCATGAGGCATCAGATCTTGCCTAAAGAGCAATGGACAAAATACGAGGAGGTAGCTCAGCTTTTATGTATGGGACAGCTTTGGGCACTAAGCATTGAGCATTAGAAACAAACACATTCATTGGTACCGTTCTTTAGAGTTCTTAAAGTTGTGTCAGAGAAATACCCTCATGGCAGTCCAGTGAGGTTAATAGAGCAAATGTTAactccattttagagataaatttTGTGACTTAGGGGTGATGTGACTGTTCCAAAATCACCAAGCAAGTCTCTAATGTAGATATCCAGGGCTACAGTCCAGATCCTCTCTCTTCTGGGTCATTCTCCTTCTATACTCTGTTTCCcgcttgataaaaaaaaaatggtaatatcTATGTGATCAGGTCTTGGGGTAGCCCTCTGGCTCCCAGGAAGGACTCTGAAGTAAACCCCCACCCCTTGAACTGTACTGAAGTTAGGTAAAAGCTTTTAACTTCACTAATTCTTTGGCAGACTTTACCCTCTCAACCTATCAAAGCAACTTATTACAGTGGCTTTGttggtttttacattttagaaaa includes:
- the LOC122904422 gene encoding cytochrome b-c1 complex subunit 7 produces the protein MASRPAVAASSQWLEGIRKWYYNAAGFNKLGLMRDDTIHENDDVKEAIRRLPENLYNDRMFRIKRALDLTMRHQILPKEQWTKYEEDKFYLEPYLKEVIRERKEREEWAKK